In Phyllopteryx taeniolatus isolate TA_2022b chromosome 6, UOR_Ptae_1.2, whole genome shotgun sequence, one genomic interval encodes:
- the erfl1 gene encoding ETS domain-containing transcription factor ERF-like has product MDCNCVSDLLLPPVPALWTPGFAFPDWAYKPESSPGSRQIQLWHFILELLQKEEYQGVIAWQGDYGEFVIKDPDEVARLWGIRKCKPHMNYDKLSRALRYYYNKRILHKTKGKRFTYKFNFSKVVLVNYPILDMANSPFFLAQNHFNGGSTAPDCTPETIQSLFPRLPDSGRTSSLFDRGSTAPGPEGDKLRLDTFPFLSSGGPCYTKPPSLLGAYPRSPPFDYPWGFNPYLPGAFSLNNCPKLPPGSLYPSQFYPGPLPSSLSQLSHPFTTLLPHGEAERGAAGGTNGALGGRPTALPYPGSLSLNRADLGNSLLGGERARATPPILGPGRQSPTERRGSVKRDAESDSDLEITDLSDCSSDNEHDFATAKDAALGGKKAAALPLPLPPPVSALPLKGLMPLTPPPPLPAMLHERHRETDTLKMIHS; this is encoded by the exons ATGGACTGTAACTGCGTCAGCGATCTGCTGCTCCCTCCAGTGCCCGCACTCTGGACGCCAG GGTTTGCCTTCCCTGACTGGGCCTACAAGCCGGAGTCGAGCCCGGGATCACGGCAGATCCAGCTGTGGCACTTCATCTTGGAGCTGCTGCAGAAGGAGGAGTACCAGGGCGTGATCGCGTGGCAGGGCGACTACGGCGAGTTCGTCATCAAGGACCCAGACGAGGTGGCTCGATTGTGGGGGATCAGGAAGTGTAAACCTCACATGAACTATGACAAGCTGAGCAGAGCACTAAG GTATTACTACAACAAGCGCATTTTGCACAAAACCAAAGGGAAGCGCTTCACATACAAGTTCAACTTTAGCAAGGTGGTGCTAGTCAACTATCCCATCCTCGACATGGCCAACTCGCCCTTCTTCCTGGCCCAGAACCACTTCAATGGAGGCTCCACCGCACCCGACTGCACCCCAGAG ACCATCCAGTCCCTGTTTCCTCGCTTACCAGACTCGGGCCGAACCTCCTCCCTGTTTGATCGAGGGAGCACAGCGCCGGGGCCAGAAGGAGACAAGCTCCGACTGGACACATTTCCTTTCCTGAGTTCAG GTGGCCCATGCTACACCAAACCTCCATCCCTTCTGGGCGCCTACCCCCGCAGCCCACCCTTCGACTACCCGTGGGGTTTCAACCCCTACCTCCCAGGGGCCTTCTCCCTCAACAACTGCCCCAAGCTGCCCCCCGGCTCCCTCTACCCCTCCCAGTTCTATCCCGGCCCCTTGCCCAGCAGCCTCTCTCAGCTGTCCCACCCCTTCACCACCCTGCTACCACATGGGGAGGCCGAGAGGGGAGCGGCCGGCGGGACCAACGGGGCGCTGGGGGGCCGACCGACCGCGCTGCCGTACCCGGGGAGCCTGTCACTAAACCGCGCCGACCTAGGCAACTCTCTGTTGGGCGGGGAGCGTGCCCGGGCCACACCCCCGATTCTGGGCCCTGGGCGCCAGAGCCCCACGGAGAGGCGGGGAAGCGTCAAGCGGGACGCCGAGTCAGACTCAGACTTGGAAATCACCGACCTGAGTGACTGCAGCTCGGACAACGAGCACGATTTTGCCACGGCCAAAGACGCCGCCCTGGGGGGGAAGAAGGCGGCGGCACTGCCTCTGCCCCTGCCGCCGCCCGTGTCCGCCCTTCCTCTGAAGGGGCTGATGCCCCTCACCCCACCTCCGCCGCTTCCTGCCATGTTGCATGAGCGCCACAGGGAGACAGACACCCTCAAAATGATCCACAGCTaa